AATCCGTAATTCAGCACTGCGGTCCGTCGCTGCGGGGTCGGTGAACGCCGCCTCGCCGCGTGCCTCGACCTCTTTGCGCCAACGGTGGATCAGGCTGGGGGCCAGGGAATGTTCTCGGCAGAGCTGAGCGGTGGTGGACAGGCCGGCATTGATCTGGCCCACCACCTCAAGTTTGAAATCGCGGCTGTGGTTGCGTCCTGGCATCTGGGCTCCTTCGC
This genomic stretch from Deinococcus aerolatus harbors:
- a CDS encoding transposase produces the protein EGAQMPGRNHSRDFKLEVVGQINAGLSTTAQLCREHSLAPSLIHRWRKEVEARGEAAFTDPAATDRSAELRIAELERYCGQLSLENTILKKSLATYRLNKGIK